The stretch of DNA GATCGTGGGCCGTCCGCCTTCCAAAACGGGACGTTAAGTTCCGGCTACTTCGCGAGATCGCGGCGCGGAAAGAGTGGGGCGGGTTCACCCACTTGATGGCCTTGTTTCAAGCCTCCCCAATCCGCATCCGACCGGCTTTCGCCCGCCGCGGGCAAACCCAATTGCTCGTGAATGCGCCTGGAGGTTCCGGGCAGGAAGGGAGCCAGCAACACCCCCAGGACCCGGGTGACCTCCGCGAGGTTGTAGAGGACTTGATCCAGGCGGTCGGATTGCGAGGGGTCTTTGGCGAGTTTGAACGGGGCCGTTTGATCCACAAACTGATTGGCCCGCGTGATCAGCATTCCGATTTCGACCAGCGCTTTTTGCAGTTCCTGCCGGTCTAGAGCGGCATAAACGGATTCGGCCGTGCGGGTGGCGTCCGGCGCCAGTTCCGCGTGCGGGGCGGGCACCAAGCCCTGGCGATACCGCCGCAGCATGGAGAGCGACCGGTTCACCAGGTTGCCGAGCCCGTTGGCCAGTTCGGCGTTGTAGCGCCCCTGGAAGCTGGCATCCGTCCAGTTGCCATCCGGACCGATATCCAGTTCGCGCACCACATGGAACCTGAACGCATCGACGCCCCAGTCCCGGGTCACCTCGAGGGGATCCACGACGTTGCCGGTGCTCTTGCTCATTTTCTGGCTGTCTTTCTGCCACCAGCCGTGGGCGAGAATCATGCGGGGCAGGGGCAGTCCCATGGCCTTGAGCATGATGGGCCAATAGACGGCATGAAACTTTAGAATGTCTTTCCCGATGAGGTGGATATCGGCCGGCCAGATCCGCGGACCCTGCGGCGAGGAAGGCAGTCCAAGCGGTTCGCACACCCCTGGATCCCCCAATGCCGCTGGAATGCTGACGTAGTTTACCAGGGCGTCGAACCACACGTAGGTGACGTAATCGCGGTCGAACGGCAGCGGAATGCCCCAAGCGAGGCGCGCGCGCGGACGCGAGATGCACAAGTCCTCGAGTTTCTGGCTCCGCAGGAATCCCAGGATTTCGTTGCGCCGATATTCAGGTTGGATGAACTCGGGGTGGGCGAGAATGTATTCGGTGAGCCACGCCTGATGCTCCCCCAGCCGGAAATTGTAATTCTCCTCGGAGAGCGTGACCACCTCGCCGTAAGCGGGATCGAAAGTACCGTCCGCGCGGCGGTCTTTTTCCGTGAGGAAGGTCTCCTCTTTGGTGGAGTAAAAACCCTGATAGGTGGTCTTGTAAAAATGACCCGAGGCGTGCAACCGGGTGAGGATGGTTTGCACAACCTGCTGATGGCGGCTGGAAGTGGTGCGAACGAAATCGTCGCAGGAGATGCCCATCTGTTCGGCGAAGGCGCGCCATTGATCCGCGAGGCGGTCGCAGTAGGTTTGCGGATCCCGTTGTTCGGACTGCGCGGCTTGCTGGACCTTTTGTCCGTGTTCGTCGAGTCCGGTGAGAAAGAAGACTTCCTCTCCGCGCGCCCGGCGGGCTCGCGCGATGACGTCGGCCAGAATTTTTTCGTAGGCGTGGCCGAGGTGAGGCTGGCCGTTGACGTAATCAATGGCGGTCGTGATGTAGAACCGTTTGTGCATCCGCGCGCGAGTGTGCGGCAAAGCCCTTTGGTTTGGCAATGGCTCGCGCCGATTCGGGATCCAAGCCGGTGCATCCCGATGTTGGCGGTGATGCAGGTAGGGCGCGTCCGTCCCGGCGCGCCGCCGGAGCATGATGTTTTGCATCCAGTGGGCGGCGGGCTGGGACAGGCCCGCCCTACCAACAACATCGGGATACACGGGATCCAAGCCCGGTGCCTCTGTGAGTCGTCCATGGCGAGCGCAGCCCTGCCGGGGCGCGCCGTTCACGCCGCATCAACGCCGGAAATGGGAGCAGCGTTGCGAAAGTGCGATGGGGTCTCTCGGTGTGAAGACTGGCAGATCACGCACGATGGGCTGCGCCTCGGGAAGAAATCAGCGCGGTTTGGCATGCAGGCCTGAAGCGGCGTGAACGGCGCGGTCCGGCTGCGGAGCGCGGCGTTTGCGGCGCATCAACGCCGGAAATAGGAGCAGCATTGCGAAAGTGCGACGGGGTCTCTCGGTGTGAGGCCAGGCAGATCACGCCTGATGGGCTGCGTCACGGGAGGAAATCGGTGCTGTTTGGCATGCAGGCCTGAAGCGCCGTGAACGGCGCGGTCCGGAGCGCGGCTTTCACGCCTCATCAGGGTGTATCTCAGTAGAGGCTTGGCAAGTCCAAGGGACAATGATCTTGCCAGGGCGAAGGCATTGACCCTGGGCGGGCCAAGGAAAGAGAAGAGACCGCCGCGGGCGCGTTCGTGTGCGTGGAAGGTAACCGTCCGGCGGAGCCGTCTTACGGCACGGGCGGCGGGCGTCTGGTGGAGGCGTCGGGTGCCGGCGGCCATGCTTAAGGTTGCGACAGCCACTCCAAGTTGAATCGCGCGGCGCGGATCTGTTCGCCGGATTCGAAGAGGCAAAGGACAGAACCGTCCGGAAGCACGGCCAGATCGGAATAGGCAGAAGCGCCCGGATCGAGTGTTTTCTGCACCGGCCACGTTTCACCATGGTCCCGGCTGAGTTTCAGGGTGAGGTTCTCGCGGGCTCCGCGTCCGCCCGGGATTTCCTGGCCGTCCGCGTGGCGCGCGAGCCGGTGTGGGTTCGAAAACAGCAGTGTGCCGGGCGATGGAGGCACGGCCACGAGGCCGGCCATGCAGATGGGCTCCCAGAGTTCCGGATGGAAGCGGGGTGGAGTCCACCGGGTCGCTCCGTCGGGGCTGGTGGTGATGAGCTTGCGGCTGGTGCGGGATTCGTTGCGGGCGATCAGCATCACGTGTCCATTGGACAACTCGGCGATTGTGCTTTCATTGGGATCGCGAAACTCGCCTTCGTTGGGAATGGCGATCTCGCCCGCTTTCCAGGACTGGCCGTGATCGTCGCTGTAGAGTGTGGCGCAGGCCGAGGGGTGATGGTCTCCCGTGTTGCCATAGGCGAGCCAAACCGGGACCAGGAGTCTTCCGGAACGAAGCTGGATGCCGTGGCCGGGACCGGTGGCGATCACTGTCCAGGGGTAGCGATTCCGAAGAGGTTCGAAGGCATCCGTGATGTCTCGCGGGGTGGTCCAGGTGACGCCATCATCCTCGCTGCGCATGGAGAAGCAGCGGGCATAATTGACGCCATAGAGAAACTCGAGGGTTCCCTTGGCGTGGTTGACGATCGCCACGGGATTGTGGACCGTCTGTTCCCGTTCGCCTCCGCGGGGTTTGCGGGGGTTCCCCTCCAGTCGGGTTCCGTGGTGCGCGATTTTTCGCGCTTCGGTCCAGGTTCGTCCCTGGTCGATGGACCGGCGCAAATGGATTTCGATTTCGCCCCAATCGGCGCTGTTGTTCCTGCGCGCCTCGGCATAAGCGAGGATGGTCCCCTTGGGAGTGACCACAACGCCTGGAATTCGATAGCGTTTGACCCCGTTCAGCCCGGCCGGAAAGACGTCTGATTTCTGAAGCACTGGAGCGCCGAGGGGAGATGAACCATGCCAGAGGAAGAGAACCACCGCGGCGAGGGCGCGGGAACCGTGCCTCCGCAAGGATCTGTCTGGGGCGCGGCTGGGTTGGAGCCCGGCTGCTTCAGGCCGTGTGGGCGGTGCCGGAGGAATCTTCGGCGAGCTCGAGACAGGCCACGATGCTGCGGCTGGGCTATCGACACAGCCGCGCTTCGGAACGCCACATGGTTGACGGCGACAATCTATGGAGGCACCAGCGGGGGACATCGCTGCGCTTGTTATGAGCTCAACCGCTCGCCGGGTCACTGTCGAATTTGGGAGGGATGGAACTTTGGACGGTGCATGCCGAAGTCGGCGGCAGGGTGGCGGATCCGACCTGGCGCTCGATGATTGGCATGTTGGTCATCACGAGGTTTCGCTTTCGGAGCGGACTGACCTGCATTCTTGAAGCGCCTTGAACGGCGCGGTCCGTCGGCGGAGCGTGGCGTTCAAGGGTCCTCGCGCCTGGCGTTCCGTCGGCTCCGCCTGCTCTACAGCAGTCCGCTCCCTCCTCGGTATTGAGCGGTTGACGCCCGGCCCACGGCCGCAATAAGTTAAAAGCATGGCGTCATTGACACTCGATCTTCCGCCACAGAAAACACAGACCGCCTCGAATCTGCGACGCTGGGCGGAAGTGCTGGCCGACCCGGAACTGGCCAGGTTTGAAGGCCGAGTCGAAACCGACCGCCATGGTCACGTGATCATGAGTCCTCCTCCTGCCCCAACTCATGGAAGCTTTCAGTCGGAGATTGCTTATTTGCTTCGCTGTCTCATGGAGCGTGGTCGCGTGATCACCGAATGTCCGGTCTCAACCGCAGACGGTGTCAAAGCCGCCGATGTGGCTTGGGCGTCACCGACGCGCATGGATGAGTTGGGTGATCGGGTCTGTTTTCCCCGCGCGCCGGAAATCTGCGTGGAAGTGGTTTCGCCAGGCAATAGGGCGGCGGAGATCCAAGAAAAAATGGCATTGTATTTCGACGCCGGCGCGAAGGAGGTCTGGACCTGCGGCGAAACTGGAGCGATGAGTTTCTTTTCCGCCAGGAGCGCGCGGCCTCAAAGAGCGTCGCGGATCTGTCCCCGGTTCCCGGAACGCGTAGCGCTTCGCTGAGAACGAGAGAACAGACCTCTCCCAATGCGAGAGCGGAAGTGCCGTGAACGGCGCGGTCCGGCGGGGCGGAGCGCAGTGTTCACGCCGCATCAACGCCGAAAAGGGAAGCAGCGTGGTGAAAGTGCGATGCGGTCACTCGGCAGCGGTCCACGGGCCAATGACGGTGGGGGCTTGTTCCAGGGCGCCGGAGTATTCAATCTCGAAACTCTGAGCGCTGGTGGATCGG from Verrucomicrobiota bacterium encodes:
- a CDS encoding methionine--tRNA ligase; the encoded protein is MHKRFYITTAIDYVNGQPHLGHAYEKILADVIARARRARGEEVFFLTGLDEHGQKVQQAAQSEQRDPQTYCDRLADQWRAFAEQMGISCDDFVRTTSSRHQQVVQTILTRLHASGHFYKTTYQGFYSTKEETFLTEKDRRADGTFDPAYGEVVTLSEENYNFRLGEHQAWLTEYILAHPEFIQPEYRRNEILGFLRSQKLEDLCISRPRARLAWGIPLPFDRDYVTYVWFDALVNYVSIPAALGDPGVCEPLGLPSSPQGPRIWPADIHLIGKDILKFHAVYWPIMLKAMGLPLPRMILAHGWWQKDSQKMSKSTGNVVDPLEVTRDWGVDAFRFHVVRELDIGPDGNWTDASFQGRYNAELANGLGNLVNRSLSMLRRYRQGLVPAPHAELAPDATRTAESVYAALDRQELQKALVEIGMLITRANQFVDQTAPFKLAKDPSQSDRLDQVLYNLAEVTRVLGVLLAPFLPGTSRRIHEQLGLPAAGESRSDADWGGLKQGHQVGEPAPLFPRRDLAK
- a CDS encoding exo-alpha-sialidase — its product is MSPAGASIDCRRQPCGVPKRGCVDSPAAASWPVSSSPKIPPAPPTRPEAAGLQPSRAPDRSLRRHGSRALAAVVLFLWHGSSPLGAPVLQKSDVFPAGLNGVKRYRIPGVVVTPKGTILAYAEARRNNSADWGEIEIHLRRSIDQGRTWTEARKIAHHGTRLEGNPRKPRGGEREQTVHNPVAIVNHAKGTLEFLYGVNYARCFSMRSEDDGVTWTTPRDITDAFEPLRNRYPWTVIATGPGHGIQLRSGRLLVPVWLAYGNTGDHHPSACATLYSDDHGQSWKAGEIAIPNEGEFRDPNESTIAELSNGHVMLIARNESRTSRKLITTSPDGATRWTPPRFHPELWEPICMAGLVAVPPSPGTLLFSNPHRLARHADGQEIPGGRGARENLTLKLSRDHGETWPVQKTLDPGASAYSDLAVLPDGSVLCLFESGEQIRAARFNLEWLSQP
- a CDS encoding Uma2 family endonuclease, which gives rise to MASLTLDLPPQKTQTASNLRRWAEVLADPELARFEGRVETDRHGHVIMSPPPAPTHGSFQSEIAYLLRCLMERGRVITECPVSTADGVKAADVAWASPTRMDELGDRVCFPRAPEICVEVVSPGNRAAEIQEKMALYFDAGAKEVWTCGETGAMSFFSARSARPQRASRICPRFPERVALR